A single genomic interval of Corallococcus macrosporus harbors:
- a CDS encoding glycosyltransferase: MHIHQLVTRLAWGDAIGNQVRYLQSLLRSWGHTSEIYADSWDDACRDQVHAARNYPREATRDSVLLVHHSFESKQVPLIARSRGRKLLVYHNITPARLFEGYDRGAVLACDAARLELLALRPHVDGAFAYSRFSAEELVAAGYPRVDVLPFAIDWNAFDTPPDPALMAELDDGCANILFVGRAVPSKYVDDVLRVFTAYQRLYQPKSRLLIAGNIHRDAPYGGFLHGLKDLLGPDRIQFLGRVNAAQLSACFASATAYLSMSRHEGFGVPLLEAMYRDVPVVAYGAAAVPETMGGAGLTTFSREPMDVAQLLAVLEREPALRQQVLTAQRARVAALSQKAVATQVRDTLLRWLGGSGPGPVEAASRTPAIDLVCPGFSSRPEAPMSRLARELHRRLPDSRILALRGRGEEPVLSLGPQPEGGAPVWHFTPDQPVGPAPEPLPGSSSLETAVRASSGKVVLLGTDTAAAQALMASVGRRSWGVRDAAVASDEAATEAARHHLGPRLVELDRTDPDAVANVLVQALTSKKKRGARDARR; the protein is encoded by the coding sequence TTGCACATCCATCAGCTGGTCACCCGCCTGGCATGGGGTGACGCGATTGGCAACCAGGTGCGCTACCTCCAGAGCCTGCTGCGCTCCTGGGGCCACACCTCCGAAATCTACGCCGACTCCTGGGACGACGCGTGCCGCGACCAGGTGCACGCCGCCAGGAACTACCCGCGCGAGGCCACCCGCGACTCCGTGCTGCTCGTGCACCACAGCTTCGAGTCGAAGCAGGTGCCGCTCATCGCCCGGTCGCGCGGCCGCAAGCTGCTCGTCTACCACAACATCACCCCCGCCCGGCTCTTCGAGGGCTACGACCGGGGCGCGGTGCTCGCGTGCGACGCCGCCCGCCTGGAGCTACTCGCGCTGCGCCCGCACGTGGACGGCGCCTTCGCCTACTCGCGCTTCAGCGCGGAGGAGCTGGTCGCCGCGGGCTACCCGCGCGTGGACGTGCTGCCCTTCGCCATTGACTGGAACGCGTTCGACACGCCGCCGGATCCGGCGCTGATGGCGGAGCTGGATGACGGCTGCGCCAACATCCTCTTCGTGGGCCGCGCGGTGCCCAGCAAGTACGTGGACGACGTGCTGCGCGTCTTCACCGCGTACCAGCGGCTGTACCAGCCCAAGAGCCGCCTGCTCATCGCGGGCAACATCCACCGCGACGCGCCCTATGGCGGCTTCCTGCACGGGCTCAAGGACCTGCTCGGCCCGGACCGCATCCAGTTCCTGGGCCGCGTCAACGCCGCGCAGCTGTCCGCCTGCTTCGCGTCCGCCACGGCCTACCTCTCCATGAGCCGGCACGAGGGCTTCGGCGTGCCGCTGCTGGAGGCCATGTACCGCGACGTGCCCGTTGTCGCGTATGGCGCCGCGGCCGTCCCGGAGACCATGGGCGGCGCGGGCCTCACGACGTTTTCGCGCGAGCCCATGGACGTGGCGCAGCTGCTCGCGGTGCTGGAGCGCGAACCCGCGCTGCGCCAGCAGGTGCTCACCGCGCAGCGCGCCCGCGTGGCCGCCCTGTCCCAGAAGGCCGTGGCCACCCAGGTGCGCGACACGCTCCTGCGCTGGCTGGGAGGCAGCGGGCCCGGCCCGGTGGAGGCCGCCTCGCGGACGCCCGCCATCGACCTGGTCTGCCCCGGCTTCTCCTCGCGGCCGGAGGCGCCCATGTCGCGGCTCGCCCGTGAGCTGCACCGCCGCCTGCCTGACTCCCGCATCCTTGCCCTGCGGGGGCGCGGCGAGGAGCCCGTCCTCTCGCTCGGCCCCCAGCCGGAGGGAGGAGCGCCCGTCTGGCACTTCACCCCCGACCAGCCCGTCGGCCCCGCGCCCGAGCCGCTGCCCGGCTCGTCCTCGCTGGAGACGGCGGTGCGGGCCTCTTCCGGGAAGGTGGTGCTGCTGGGCACGGACACCGCCGCCGCCCAGGCGCTGATGGCCAGCGTGGGGCGACGGAGCTGGGGTGTGCGCGACGCGGCCGTCGCGTCCGACGAGGCGGCGACGGAGGCGGCCCGGCACCACCTGGGGCCGCGCCTGGTGGAGCTGGACCGGACGGACCCGGACGCCGTGGCCAACGTCCTGGTGCAGGCCCTGACATCGAAGAAGAAGCGAGGAGCCCGCGATGCACGCCGCTGA
- a CDS encoding glycosyltransferase family 4 protein, which produces MKIGFLVGDIANISGGSNVILEYASRLQDLGHEAVLITPGPVKLTYPLWHPRLADLPRRSLAEAEGESFDFALATWWITFYDLWRVNARVYGYLNQSLESRFHAERHYKLLNRQTYSLPLLFVTEAKWLVEFIQTLQPEGRTLYVQNGLSRDHFPCVQAPPKRDGKLRVLVEGPWGVGFKGVPETFEVLELAAQAGVQFETGWLASSSGGQKPTVGGQPVQVHERIPINQVHQVYGQYDVLLKLSRVEGMFGPPLEMFSQGGTAITYTVTGTDEYMVHGQNSLMVEPYNHRQIVQFLRLLSTQPAYLAHLRTNALATAKAFTDWESSTRQVASGLEALHAEGWTNSHLRPALSAMSTMHGHWLDDVWRAERGGHSPLHPYVGPGEQVLLERYRQFKKSRPVRALQKLVSDDLKKSLRARLTRVLS; this is translated from the coding sequence ATGAAGATCGGGTTCCTCGTTGGGGACATCGCCAATATCTCCGGTGGGTCCAACGTCATCCTGGAGTACGCCTCGCGGCTCCAGGACCTCGGCCATGAGGCCGTCCTCATCACCCCGGGCCCCGTCAAGCTGACGTATCCCCTGTGGCACCCGCGGCTGGCGGACCTGCCGCGCCGGTCGCTCGCGGAGGCCGAGGGCGAGTCCTTCGACTTCGCGCTGGCCACGTGGTGGATCACCTTCTACGACCTGTGGCGCGTCAACGCCCGGGTGTACGGCTACCTGAACCAGAGCCTGGAGTCGCGCTTCCACGCGGAGCGCCACTACAAGCTGCTCAACCGGCAGACGTACTCGCTGCCGCTCTTGTTCGTCACCGAGGCGAAGTGGCTGGTGGAGTTCATCCAGACGCTGCAGCCCGAGGGGCGCACGCTCTACGTGCAGAACGGCCTGTCCCGCGACCACTTCCCCTGCGTGCAGGCCCCGCCGAAGCGCGACGGCAAGCTGCGCGTGCTGGTGGAGGGCCCGTGGGGCGTGGGCTTCAAGGGCGTGCCGGAGACGTTCGAGGTCCTGGAGCTGGCGGCGCAGGCGGGCGTGCAGTTCGAGACGGGGTGGCTGGCGTCGTCGTCCGGCGGGCAGAAGCCCACCGTGGGCGGGCAGCCGGTGCAGGTGCACGAGCGCATCCCCATCAACCAGGTGCACCAGGTCTACGGCCAGTACGACGTGCTGCTGAAGCTCTCTCGCGTCGAGGGCATGTTCGGCCCGCCGCTGGAGATGTTCTCCCAGGGCGGCACCGCCATCACGTACACCGTCACCGGCACCGACGAGTACATGGTGCACGGGCAGAACTCGCTGATGGTGGAGCCGTACAACCACCGGCAGATCGTCCAGTTCCTGCGCCTGTTGAGCACGCAGCCCGCGTACCTCGCGCACCTGCGCACGAACGCGCTGGCCACGGCGAAGGCGTTCACGGACTGGGAGTCCAGCACGCGCCAGGTGGCCTCCGGGCTGGAGGCGCTGCACGCGGAGGGCTGGACGAACTCGCACCTGCGCCCCGCGCTGTCCGCGATGTCCACCATGCACGGCCACTGGCTGGACGACGTCTGGCGCGCGGAGCGCGGGGGCCACTCGCCGCTGCATCCGTACGTGGGCCCCGGCGAGCAGGTGCTGCTGGAGCGCTACCGCCAGTTCAAGAAGTCCCGCCCCGTCCGCGCGCTGCAGAAGCTGGTGTCGGACGACCTGAAGAAGTCCCTGCGCGCCCGCCTCACGCGAGTCCTGTCATGA
- a CDS encoding glycosyltransferase translates to MRVHPPSPSVQRVAFVGEPAFEPHVPVQAAWAQVRFFPVTAGQWEPALDAARAWDANATLVFRPQDLTPELAAQVPGSMRIGVIPAPLFSAEEIERLARISGPDVKGFRWLTYLETPTSPELARLPLLQTLPLPVDTARCPTGPRLDVRRMLVADWASPSQEALEHLRKLGPVDVLSSHATPEEVSQALEKAGTLVYASRDLMGRFDPLPLLAMAHGLLVIADTVFASEWNIEPEDEFLYRPDGQWARSLDEVFRMPVSFRAVRIRAWQKMREAFDASSCFQRVLHDAHLFADPVAHLASLVSPRPPVAAPVAVESAATPAPEALGAEKVTRLTRARAAVPN, encoded by the coding sequence ATGAGAGTCCATCCGCCCTCCCCTTCCGTCCAGCGCGTCGCCTTCGTGGGCGAGCCGGCCTTCGAGCCGCACGTGCCCGTCCAGGCGGCGTGGGCCCAGGTCCGCTTCTTCCCGGTGACGGCCGGCCAGTGGGAGCCCGCGCTCGACGCGGCCCGGGCCTGGGATGCGAACGCGACGCTCGTGTTCCGTCCGCAGGACCTCACGCCGGAGCTGGCGGCACAGGTGCCCGGGAGCATGCGCATCGGCGTCATCCCCGCGCCGCTGTTCAGCGCAGAGGAGATCGAGCGGCTCGCGCGCATCAGCGGCCCGGACGTGAAGGGCTTCCGCTGGCTCACGTATCTGGAGACGCCCACGTCGCCGGAGCTGGCGCGGCTGCCGCTGCTGCAGACGCTGCCCCTGCCGGTGGACACCGCGCGCTGCCCCACGGGCCCGCGGCTGGACGTGCGCCGGATGCTGGTGGCGGACTGGGCCAGCCCGTCGCAGGAGGCGCTGGAGCACCTGCGCAAGCTGGGGCCGGTGGACGTGCTGTCCTCGCACGCCACGCCGGAAGAGGTGTCCCAGGCGCTGGAGAAGGCCGGCACGCTGGTCTACGCGTCGCGCGACCTGATGGGCCGCTTTGATCCGCTGCCGCTGCTGGCCATGGCGCACGGGCTGCTCGTCATCGCCGACACGGTCTTCGCCAGCGAGTGGAACATCGAGCCGGAGGACGAGTTCCTCTACCGTCCGGACGGCCAGTGGGCGCGCTCGCTGGACGAGGTCTTCCGCATGCCGGTGTCCTTCCGCGCGGTGCGCATCCGCGCGTGGCAGAAGATGCGCGAGGCCTTCGACGCGTCCTCGTGCTTCCAGCGCGTGCTGCACGACGCGCACCTGTTCGCGGACCCCGTGGCGCACCTGGCGTCGCTCGTGTCCCCGCGCCCCCCGGTGGCCGCCCCCGTCGCCGTGGAGTCCGCCGCGACGCCCGCCCCGGAAGCCCTGGGCGCGGAGAAGGTCACGCGTCTCACCCGCGCCCGCGCGGCCGTCCCCAACTAG
- a CDS encoding HAD family hydrolase, which yields MTARREPAAAALLPALQRWAVETARDLYLTQKGAPAATKHPRATPGERMSVIASEALPPNVVEGLSQASRLFRAGDAPPIESSPFATLRERLLTATAGYDVVGFDVFNTLVVRSVEGEWLKTAVARGFHARLKELVHPKALPTVAQVRQRRFALEMEIAGEQVAQGRDNEVDFEALLQRWAGSWVPREPMRSRMAGELRALELELEKLALRPAPGIPEVLSALKAQGKRLIFVSDMYLSQPLLRELLRHCGLEQYFDAGYVSIDEGLRKASGRLFPRVLEREGLKPEQLFFVGDDENADNVQPRRLGISTLRVEDPDEKQRRRRLEIAQKAVEQNPYWAAHYVDVVLGNEARHVRPPDDDASYQLGRTLAPGIVAFVVDVIERSEKLGIDHVYFLAREGLTLLKVFALLKDSGLFRRVPQAHYLFVSRASTILASMRELSWEEVHRFWRQYSRQSLRGLLKNLSLPQDEFIRLAAECGLTDPDRPIVEPTKDAAFQRFLASRRVRVAFHQRRDEAKANLSRYLEYRGMMGLERTALVDIGWKGSMQDNLMRAFEHDARFPELHGFYLAYVPDGQPLAKKSFKYGYLSDLRRRDLEEADFLRNTAIFEMITTANHGSTVRYGKNPWAPHLPMPELLHHDQEKDNSARFFRRVQEGMYDYARDYARLSPLLRFTADELQPGTLQELLRYTRYPTEQEAREFLKYSHVESFGVHEITTFGLKLELKKLAQVGSVKGALKEAWKAFETNPWRDSVVRRSGVPLANLAYDAWFTWRAIR from the coding sequence ATGACTGCCCGCCGTGAACCCGCAGCGGCCGCGCTGCTTCCCGCCCTGCAGCGCTGGGCGGTGGAGACCGCGCGCGACCTGTACCTGACGCAGAAGGGCGCCCCCGCCGCGACGAAGCACCCGCGCGCGACGCCAGGCGAGCGCATGTCCGTCATCGCCTCGGAGGCCCTGCCGCCCAACGTGGTGGAGGGCCTGTCCCAGGCCTCGCGCCTGTTCCGCGCGGGCGACGCGCCCCCGATCGAGTCCTCCCCCTTCGCCACGCTGCGCGAGCGGCTGCTCACCGCGACGGCGGGCTACGACGTGGTGGGCTTCGACGTCTTCAACACGCTGGTGGTGCGCAGCGTGGAGGGCGAGTGGCTCAAGACGGCCGTGGCACGCGGCTTCCACGCGCGGCTGAAGGAGCTGGTGCACCCCAAGGCCCTGCCCACGGTGGCCCAGGTGCGTCAGCGCCGCTTCGCCCTGGAGATGGAGATCGCCGGGGAGCAGGTGGCCCAGGGCCGCGACAACGAGGTGGACTTCGAAGCGCTGCTCCAGCGCTGGGCGGGCAGCTGGGTGCCCCGCGAGCCGATGCGCTCGCGCATGGCCGGGGAGCTGCGCGCGCTGGAGCTGGAGCTGGAGAAGCTGGCGCTGCGTCCCGCGCCGGGCATCCCGGAGGTGCTGTCCGCGCTGAAGGCCCAGGGCAAGCGGCTCATCTTCGTGAGCGACATGTACCTGTCGCAGCCACTGCTTCGCGAGCTGCTGCGGCACTGCGGCCTGGAGCAGTACTTCGACGCGGGCTACGTCTCCATCGACGAGGGGCTGCGCAAGGCGTCCGGCCGCCTCTTCCCGCGCGTGCTGGAGCGCGAGGGGCTCAAGCCCGAGCAGCTCTTCTTCGTCGGCGACGACGAGAACGCGGACAACGTGCAGCCGCGCCGGCTGGGCATCTCCACCCTGCGCGTGGAGGACCCGGACGAGAAGCAGCGCCGCCGCCGGCTGGAGATTGCCCAGAAGGCCGTGGAGCAGAACCCGTACTGGGCCGCGCACTACGTGGACGTCGTGCTGGGCAACGAGGCCCGCCACGTGCGCCCGCCGGATGACGACGCCAGCTACCAACTGGGCCGCACGCTGGCGCCGGGCATTGTCGCCTTCGTGGTGGACGTCATCGAGCGCTCGGAGAAGCTGGGCATCGACCACGTCTACTTCCTGGCGCGCGAGGGCCTGACGCTGCTCAAGGTGTTCGCGCTCCTGAAGGACTCCGGGCTGTTCCGCCGGGTGCCCCAGGCGCACTACCTGTTCGTCAGCCGCGCCTCCACCATCCTCGCGTCCATGCGCGAGCTGAGCTGGGAGGAGGTGCACCGCTTCTGGCGCCAGTACAGCCGCCAGTCGCTGCGCGGCCTGCTCAAGAACCTGTCGCTGCCCCAGGACGAGTTCATCCGGCTGGCCGCCGAGTGCGGCCTCACCGACCCGGACCGGCCCATCGTGGAGCCCACGAAGGACGCCGCCTTCCAGCGCTTCCTCGCGTCGCGCCGCGTGCGCGTGGCCTTCCACCAGCGCCGCGACGAGGCGAAGGCGAACCTGTCCCGCTACCTGGAGTACCGCGGGATGATGGGCCTGGAGCGCACGGCGCTCGTGGACATCGGGTGGAAGGGCAGCATGCAGGACAACCTGATGCGCGCCTTCGAGCACGACGCGCGCTTCCCGGAGCTGCACGGCTTCTACCTGGCCTACGTGCCGGACGGTCAGCCCCTGGCGAAGAAGTCCTTCAAGTACGGCTACCTGTCGGACCTGCGGCGGCGCGACCTGGAGGAGGCGGACTTCCTGCGCAACACCGCCATCTTCGAGATGATCACCACGGCGAACCACGGCAGCACGGTGCGCTATGGGAAGAACCCGTGGGCGCCGCACCTGCCCATGCCGGAGCTGCTGCACCACGACCAGGAGAAGGACAACAGCGCCCGCTTCTTCCGCCGCGTGCAGGAGGGCATGTACGACTACGCGCGGGACTACGCGCGCCTGTCTCCCCTGCTGCGCTTCACCGCGGACGAGCTGCAGCCCGGCACGCTCCAGGAACTCTTGCGCTACACGCGCTACCCCACGGAGCAGGAGGCGCGCGAGTTCCTCAAGTACTCGCACGTGGAGAGCTTCGGCGTGCACGAGATCACCACCTTCGGCCTGAAGCTGGAGCTGAAGAAGCTCGCGCAGGTGGGCTCGGTGAAGGGGGCGCTCAAGGAGGCGTGGAAGGCCTTCGAGACGAACCCCTGGCGCGACTCCGTGGTGCGCCGCAGCGGCGTGCCGCTGGCGAACCTGGCCTACGACGCCTGGTTCACCTGGCGGGCCATCCGCTAG
- a CDS encoding glycosyltransferase family 2 protein produces MSTLFHTVPEGGQAATSAGELAERIAALRAEPSAANARELAALTERLRRLVPPANTPLSPLLAAARLAVPFDFSVPPSHRASGGQWVTAAKRAFVLGLRPLHVELLKPQAAFNQRVLRVLERLEARRDQGSREDLTDWVREQFDAGGAGQGAAMGARREPHEARGAGTSAAGASQAAAGGASTLTPPSPRHEPQEARGSSTGAAGALQTAGGPGTPPPPGASGERHDARGSGAASGAVREPQEARGSTEGASSAAAPVPHGTLNFVDVGASVGPRERRKPRGFAPVDMAWKLAWSAWRRAMRPVLEPLLERQAEWNAQMRDTLLSVAAAPGAGTLDPLDATHRVARLVALASPLARPGLPRSIRASAPLWREVLRRQSRFNGEAVVALAAILGVRTPPPPVPALEDFHHWCTLRESGDIHAAREAVALLPRRPRLSLLVATAGACPAHLRECLASVEAQVYPEWELVLVGPEDGPALPEPWGSSRRQPRIRRVTLSGPTDFARALRVGLQAASGDFVGVLGAEDTLAPHALAEVARALGADPALDVVYGDEDRLDTRGRRTAPFFKPDWSPDLLRSVDYLGRGVMARRSLVESLGGFREGFPGAEEYDLFLRLSEASERIGHVPHLLYHRRLGAVGQVSQEGRRALAEHLARRGEDAEVTVPGPGRYRVRYAVRGTPKVSIIVPFKDRPDLLKTLTDTLLERTTYKHFELVLVSNNSVRPETFALLDTLSDARVVKRTWDFPFNYPAINNWAAGQATGELLLFLNNDMEVVDPGWLTELVSQAQRPEVGAVGAKLLFPEGTVQHAGIVVGMTGMAGHPFWRLPDGPIVTPFGHTEWVRNWLSVTSACVMIRRPLFDALGGFDERFLLCGSDVDLGLRLHARGLRVVCTPFARVVHHESASRRTDAIPEPDYWRSFTSYRPWLLKGDPYYNPNLTLLSGDCDLRRHPEDGEALAVRTLAHEVPSARRPPK; encoded by the coding sequence GTGAGCACCTTGTTCCACACCGTGCCCGAGGGGGGGCAGGCCGCGACGTCCGCCGGAGAGCTCGCCGAGCGCATCGCCGCCTTGCGCGCGGAGCCCTCCGCGGCCAACGCCCGGGAGCTCGCGGCGCTGACGGAGCGGCTGCGCCGGCTGGTGCCTCCGGCCAACACGCCCCTGTCGCCGTTGCTCGCCGCGGCGAGGCTCGCCGTCCCGTTCGACTTCTCCGTGCCGCCGTCGCACCGGGCGTCGGGAGGGCAGTGGGTGACGGCCGCCAAGCGCGCCTTCGTCCTGGGCCTGCGGCCGCTCCACGTCGAACTGCTCAAGCCCCAGGCCGCCTTCAACCAGCGCGTGCTGCGCGTGCTGGAGCGGCTGGAGGCCCGCCGCGACCAGGGCTCCCGCGAGGACCTGACCGACTGGGTCCGAGAGCAGTTCGACGCCGGAGGGGCCGGGCAGGGCGCTGCGATGGGTGCCCGCCGCGAACCGCATGAGGCGCGAGGCGCCGGCACGAGCGCCGCTGGCGCGTCGCAGGCGGCGGCAGGAGGGGCCAGCACGCTGACGCCGCCGAGCCCCCGTCACGAGCCGCAGGAAGCGCGAGGCTCCAGCACGGGCGCTGCGGGCGCGTTGCAGACGGCAGGAGGGCCCGGCACGCCGCCGCCGCCGGGTGCCTCGGGTGAAAGGCATGATGCTCGTGGCTCTGGCGCGGCCTCGGGAGCCGTCCGCGAGCCGCAGGAAGCGCGAGGCTCTACCGAGGGCGCTTCGTCGGCAGCGGCACCTGTGCCGCACGGCACGCTGAACTTCGTGGACGTTGGGGCCTCGGTTGGACCGCGTGAGCGGCGCAAGCCGCGCGGCTTCGCTCCCGTGGACATGGCGTGGAAGCTGGCGTGGAGCGCGTGGCGCCGGGCGATGCGGCCCGTGCTGGAGCCGCTGCTCGAGCGCCAGGCGGAGTGGAACGCGCAGATGCGCGACACGCTGCTGTCCGTCGCCGCCGCTCCGGGGGCCGGCACCCTGGATCCACTGGACGCCACGCACCGGGTGGCGCGGCTCGTGGCGCTGGCGTCTCCGCTGGCCCGGCCGGGACTGCCCCGGAGCATCCGGGCCTCCGCGCCGCTGTGGCGCGAGGTGCTGCGCCGGCAGTCGCGCTTCAACGGCGAGGCGGTGGTGGCGCTGGCCGCCATCCTCGGCGTGCGCACGCCGCCTCCTCCCGTGCCCGCGCTGGAGGACTTCCACCACTGGTGCACGCTTCGCGAGTCCGGGGACATCCACGCCGCCCGCGAGGCCGTGGCCCTGCTGCCGCGCCGTCCCCGGCTGTCGCTCCTCGTCGCCACCGCCGGGGCCTGTCCCGCGCACCTTCGCGAGTGCCTCGCGTCGGTGGAGGCCCAGGTGTACCCGGAGTGGGAGCTGGTGCTCGTGGGGCCGGAGGACGGGCCCGCGCTGCCGGAGCCCTGGGGCTCCTCGCGCCGCCAGCCGCGCATCCGCCGGGTGACGCTCTCCGGGCCCACCGACTTCGCCCGCGCCCTGCGCGTGGGCCTCCAGGCCGCGAGCGGTGACTTCGTGGGCGTGCTGGGCGCGGAGGACACGCTCGCGCCCCATGCGCTGGCGGAAGTGGCGCGGGCCCTGGGCGCGGACCCGGCCCTGGACGTCGTCTACGGCGACGAGGACCGGCTGGACACGCGCGGCCGCCGCACGGCCCCGTTCTTCAAGCCGGACTGGTCCCCGGACCTGCTGCGCTCGGTGGACTACCTGGGCCGGGGCGTCATGGCGCGCCGCTCGCTGGTGGAGTCCCTGGGCGGCTTCCGCGAGGGCTTCCCGGGCGCCGAGGAGTACGACCTCTTCCTGCGCCTCAGCGAGGCGTCGGAGCGCATCGGCCACGTGCCGCACCTGCTCTACCACCGGCGCCTGGGCGCCGTGGGGCAGGTGTCCCAGGAGGGCCGCCGCGCGCTCGCGGAGCACCTGGCGCGCCGGGGCGAGGACGCCGAGGTGACGGTGCCAGGGCCGGGCCGCTACCGCGTGCGCTACGCCGTCCGGGGCACCCCGAAGGTGTCCATCATCGTCCCGTTCAAGGACCGGCCGGACCTGCTGAAGACGCTCACGGACACGCTGCTGGAGCGCACGACGTACAAGCACTTCGAGCTGGTGCTCGTGTCCAACAACAGCGTCCGCCCGGAGACCTTCGCGCTCCTGGACACGCTCTCTGACGCGCGCGTGGTGAAGCGCACCTGGGACTTCCCCTTCAACTACCCGGCCATCAACAACTGGGCGGCGGGGCAGGCCACGGGCGAGCTGCTGCTGTTCCTCAACAACGACATGGAAGTGGTGGACCCCGGCTGGCTCACGGAGCTGGTGTCCCAGGCGCAGCGCCCGGAGGTGGGCGCGGTGGGCGCGAAGCTCCTGTTCCCCGAAGGCACCGTGCAGCACGCGGGCATCGTCGTGGGGATGACGGGCATGGCGGGCCACCCCTTCTGGCGCCTGCCGGACGGGCCCATCGTCACGCCCTTCGGCCACACGGAGTGGGTGCGCAATTGGCTGTCCGTCACCAGCGCGTGCGTGATGATCCGCCGGCCCCTCTTCGACGCGCTGGGCGGCTTCGACGAGCGCTTCCTCCTGTGCGGCAGCGACGTGGACCTGGGCCTGCGGTTGCACGCCCGGGGCCTGCGCGTGGTGTGCACGCCCTTCGCGCGCGTGGTGCACCACGAGTCCGCCAGCCGCCGCACGGACGCGATTCCGGAGCCGGACTACTGGCGCTCCTTCACGTCGTACCGGCCGTGGCTGCTCAAGGGCGACCCCTACTACAACCCCAACCTCACGCTGCTGTCGGGGGACTGCGACCTGCGCCGCCACCCCGAGGACGGCGAGGCGCTGGCGGTGCGCACGCTGGCCCACGAGGTGCCCAGCGCGCGACGGCCGCCGAAGTGA
- a CDS encoding ABC transporter ATP-binding protein, producing MVQSPTEDAIVIQDVVKNFRKKTIRGEYTTFKSELVRWLRGQRNAASQGGRFIESLRGVNLRIPKGQTVAILGRNGSGKSTLLKLITGIYAPTSGTIQVNGRISALLDLGAGFHPDFSGRENILINGIILGMSRAEVRAKMDDIIAFSELGEFIDEPVRTYSSGMYMRLAFSVATHVDPDILIIDEILAVGDEHFSKKSLAKMTEFKRLGKTIVLVTHDMSTVERWCDQAAWLDGGRIRRVGTPAEIAAEYRQAVSLAEARSTVFTPPALTEGGGALPSLPEGAAVVRDEPPASPPIAVSRVWLSGPRGEELGLLTTETRAEVCIDYVARESVEDVEFVLTLASADGAVLYVTSTRTDRVALPVPLPPQGRLRFVLPRLGLLGGSYVLSVELKTGNNANPEPGREARCTFSVSTEHDDRGVFRPEHTWVVEEAPAAPVQAVSVSKHAAAS from the coding sequence ATGGTCCAGTCACCGACCGAGGACGCCATCGTCATCCAGGACGTGGTGAAGAACTTCCGGAAGAAGACCATCCGGGGGGAATACACCACGTTCAAGTCGGAGCTCGTGCGCTGGCTGCGCGGGCAACGCAACGCGGCCTCGCAGGGCGGCCGCTTCATCGAGTCCCTGCGCGGCGTCAACCTGCGCATCCCCAAGGGCCAGACGGTGGCCATCCTGGGGCGCAACGGCTCCGGCAAGAGCACGCTGCTGAAGCTCATCACCGGCATCTACGCGCCCACGTCCGGCACCATCCAGGTGAACGGCCGCATCTCCGCGCTGCTGGACCTGGGGGCGGGCTTCCACCCGGACTTCTCCGGCCGGGAGAACATCCTCATCAACGGCATCATCCTCGGCATGTCGCGGGCCGAGGTGCGCGCGAAGATGGACGACATCATCGCGTTCAGCGAGCTGGGGGAGTTCATCGACGAGCCGGTGCGCACGTACTCCAGCGGCATGTACATGCGCTTGGCGTTCTCCGTGGCCACGCACGTGGACCCGGACATCCTCATCATCGATGAGATCCTCGCCGTCGGCGACGAGCACTTCAGCAAGAAGAGCCTCGCGAAGATGACGGAGTTCAAGCGGCTGGGGAAGACCATCGTCCTCGTCACGCACGACATGTCCACCGTGGAGCGCTGGTGTGATCAGGCGGCGTGGCTGGACGGCGGGCGGATCCGCCGCGTGGGCACCCCGGCGGAGATCGCCGCGGAGTACCGGCAGGCCGTGTCGCTCGCGGAGGCGCGCTCCACGGTGTTCACCCCGCCGGCCCTGACCGAAGGGGGCGGGGCGCTGCCGTCGCTGCCGGAGGGCGCCGCGGTGGTGCGGGACGAGCCGCCGGCGTCGCCGCCGATTGCCGTGTCGCGGGTGTGGCTGAGCGGGCCCCGGGGCGAGGAGCTGGGACTGCTCACCACGGAGACGCGCGCGGAGGTCTGCATCGACTACGTGGCGCGCGAGTCGGTGGAGGACGTGGAGTTCGTCCTCACGCTGGCCTCCGCGGACGGGGCGGTGCTGTATGTGACGAGCACCCGGACGGACCGGGTCGCGCTTCCGGTGCCGCTGCCGCCGCAGGGGCGGCTGCGCTTCGTGCTTCCGCGGCTGGGACTGCTGGGGGGCTCCTACGTGCTGAGCGTGGAGCTGAAGACGGGCAACAACGCGAATCCGGAGCCGGGCCGGGAGGCCCGCTGCACCTTCTCCGTGTCCACGGAGCACGACGACCGGGGGGTCTTCCGGCCGGAGCACACCTGGGTGGTGGAGGAGGCTCCGGCCGCTCCCGTCCAGGCGGTCTCCGTGTCCAAGCATGCCGCGGCCTCCTGA